TTTTGGGCCAGTTCATTGAAAACCGACGATGGTTTTCTAAGAGACAAAGAAAATCATCGACCGTTTTCTCGACATAATGGTTTTCAAATTGGAACCCTAGAGCATTCTcctaaattaagaaaaataaaatctctctctccctcaccaAACCCTATGGTCCTCCACCTTTCCACCCTCAATTTTCGCTCCGTTAAACTCtggattgacgatcaggaaccaccataaagttcctgggaagattctctataacttTGGCAGAGCAGATTTTCGGTTTGAGTTtccggggcaccactccaaagcgaagATAAGGGTgctaaatattaattttaattgttAAATTAGAGTATTTAGGGCCTAggaaaatattaaatgataatatttttgtgattgagttgattaattttggaaaaatttaatttcaggaattTGAGTTTCGAACGTCACGGTGCTTAGATTCAGAGTGATGTGTACAAATATAAAAGCTTAATCAAATGACTAAAAATTACATCAATTATACATTGATGTGTACAAATAGAATGatcaaatttttatattttatttatttatctcttCTAAGTCCATTCTTAAATAAGACTAAAGGTGATAGTCGCAGTCTAGACTTTGGGTAACACGCCCATGGCTCGATCCGAACACTATTTGTAATTTTGAGATTTCCTAATgtgtaaaattttattttgatcgCAAGGATTTTATGTTCCAAATTTTAATTTGggtaaaaaattatataaaatttatataattatgcactattttttgtttaaatcaacataaattaatttttatagttGAATTTTAAGTTTCTAAGCACAAGAATTGtatttgagagtataaatttAATTCCTAAATCTAAACTTTTATAGATTTAAATcaaacttaatataattttataatttttttttcgttCAAATTGAAagtccgaaaaaaaaaaaaaaaacacgatgAGCAAATGGATATTCAACTAGCATCTCTTTCATTAAAGAGATTAATAATCTTCCCCAATAAAGCATTTAATATAGAACTTtatttgaaatatgaaatatattattggGGTGAGAAGACAGACTTCATGGCCACCCCAAAACAGAGACCATCCAAACAAAACAGAGTTAAGCTATGTCTCTGAATCCTGTGTCCTGGCTGGCCCGATCTGCAGCGTCACTCATTTGGCTCCTCCTGCTGCGGCGGCGGTCGTGGTGGATGCCGTCCAGTGTTTGAGAGAGCGACGAAGAGGAGGTAAGATGGGTGAGGGAATTTTCGGAGCGGGGGGCGGCGGAGATAAGAACAAGAACGCCGCCGGCGGGGGAGGAGTAGAAGGATGGCTGTGAACAGGGGAAGAGGAGATGTGGCTAACAGAATTGAAGAGAAGCAGGAGGCAGAGCAACACATTCCATGTCTGCCTCTGGAACACAAAGCAATCCATTCTGTTTCTTTGAATGATATTAGAAATGTTTGAAGCGGGGTAGGGGGTGGACTGGTGGAGGTGCAATTTATAGGTTAGAGGGCAGAGGGTGGAagcatattttttttgaaaaaaaaaaaaaataataataataataataataataataattgttcgGAGATTTCAAATTTATCCATAAAAGGTCATGTGTGTCTTCTTAATTGTTTGTAGGGATTTCAATTAAGCATGTTTAATTTTCTTACTTAATACATTTAATTGTGCCTATGAACAAAAGaaaattatgtaattatgtgttCTTATTTCCATGTAACCTATATATTTATAAGGTTTATTACTTATAGTTaatgatttaaattcaattaCATTCATAGAGTTTTAAAGAAACCCTATTGGCACTCCCAAAGATATTACTGgcactttatttttatttataaatatattaacttgatttttattttataaaaaaaaaattatgcaaaaaGAAAGAATATACATACGCCTTCAATTAATTTTGCTTCCATTTATAAGTGCTCGTATTATCTTCTCTATTATAAAGTcttattttttagaaataaaaattgaattataAACAATGATCATCTTTTTATTAAACTGAAAAGGAAAATTAGCTAAGTTAGCCCCTCCTTTGATTcttaatatattgatataaatTGTATGCTCGGTTATTACTGTATAGCCTCTCCTTTGATTTTTAATGTATTGATCTCGGTTATTACTGTATCTATTTTGGTCACCAATATGACCAAAATTATAAACTTCAATGGTTATGTGGTCTGAGTGGATTCTTTGTCATTAAAAGATGGTTTGAACAGTCAAATAAAAATCAAGCAATAAAGTTGTCATTTAACAAATTTAAAGACAAAGGTAGAGCACCCacaaatggttttttttttttaagtgccaATAGCACCTTCCCTTGAAATTCTTCAAAGTAACGATAACGCAGTGATTGTGTGTTGGCAATAAGGTGATGAGTAACTTTAAATATATGTTGAAATCCTAAAAAACAAGTCTTCAAAGTTTAATTTACAATTGGGCTCTTTGATTTTGAGTATTTTATAAATTTGACAAAATTGGAATTTGATTGTTAAGAAGTCTATTTGAAGTTGCCTTTCACCCATCTAAAATTGTTctgttaatgtttttttttttttctttttttttttatcctacGCTTTACAAGTGAAAAAATAGCCATAAAATTACCAtttaatacataaaaataaatgtaaaattttaatgatattttttaaGTGCCAATAGTATCTCCCTAAATTATCATAAATCAATTAACAAAAAACTAATTTCACATCTCActaacattttatttttaaaaattttaatcatattagaataaattttcatttttgagataaaaataccaaaacaattttcttttcattttctttttctttccttgctttaaacaaaatattttatCTAAAAAAAGCTTAAAGTCAAGTTACTCAGTCATATGGGTAccatgatttttctttttaatcagTAAATTAAGGCCAAAACTTTTTAAGCAACTAATTTAATGAAAGCCATACAATTTTCTTCAACAATTTTAGTTTCGAAAAACTCAAAAGATAATTATAAGTTGATAGAATTAATAACTAGTATTGAACGATAATTTTAATTAAAGCCATACAATTTTCAATCAAAGCCCAATTTAATCAATTATTAACTAGCTAATTTTCAAATCAAAAGTTCAATACTTAGTTATGGGTAATAAGTCATTTATATTAAATGCAAAAGGCAAAGGAAGAGCATAATGATATAGGACAATGTACGGCTTTTTAGGGCTCACCTCTTTTGAGTGATCCAAACATGGCAAGAATTCCGAATTTTGTATGAAATGTTTTCCCACTTTAAACAAAGTATTTGATTCAAACAAAGCCTTTAAAGTCAAGTTAATGAACTCATACCAAACCAAATTATTTAGAAATAACAATTCAATGCAGTTTTTGACTATTTTGACAAAGCTTTTAATCTCTTTCCTTCTCATTACTTCACCATTTATGGTTTAAAATGCGCAtaatttcatagcatttcacaaTTGGACAAGAGGAAAAATGACTGAATGTGACCTAATAAAATAGACATTTCCAAACTAACAAATTTTGGAATTTCTTCCTTGCTTGGTTATATATCAATGATTGTCCTTGAAAGGAACTGCAACTTGGAAACATACTAATTCCATTTTCCTTCTCTCTGGAGAACATGGTTCCCTCAACAAAGTgccatctctctctccctctgctGTAAGAGCTAACCAATAATTGGTAGAAACCAAGACGCAGCAAGCACGGCAGACCAGTGTAGAACCAACCAGCATTTCTCCCCCCAAGAAATTATGCATCAGAGAGAAGAAAGAACTCACCTTTTACAGCGTTGTGATGCTCCAATTAGAGGCTGTTCATTATTGGCTCTGCTTCCATACAATACACATAAAAGGGGATGCCATACCTTTAACAAACACCCACAATCACAGCTTTATCCACTGAGCAAACCACCATTCCCCCTTTTTAAGCTATCATGTTTCCTAAACCCAATAATTCAGTATCAATATCAGCCCCACTCGGGGGAAATGCACATGCCCTGTTCAGTTGGATAAATAagtttcattttctatttttcaattcttCATAAAGTCATAAAATTATCACCTTCATATCAAAACTAttcagtattttaaaatttaaaaaaaataaataaataactcatTTTTTTCAACTTTCCTACTAGAAAATCTAAACAGTGTAGCATTTTTAAGCTTTCATAAAGTCAGATATGCCCATATATGCAAGGAAAGAAGTAGAGAACAGGGCACCCCGAATGCCAATCCTCAGAGCTGCACAGGATTGAAACAGCCTTGTAATTAAGCAAACTCACATTAAATGGGCATGGTTTCCATCAAACCATTCACCCCATCAAACATTCATTATAATGGTTGTCAAACAAGGATTTAGGGCTGCAGAGAACTAAAGAATATACATTTAAAAAACGAAAAACAGAAAAAGCCCACCTTCCCTCCAGTCAGTAATACATTCAACCAAGCACTTGGAAGCCGCAGGGCTCCCTTGGAGAACATCTCTTCCCAAAGTTCACATATATCTACATAACTATATTAAACTACCGAGAAGAAAGGGGAAAACCTCTATAACTCGGGATGGCATAAATAGCAACCTACTAACTGAAACCCagatgaggaaaaaaaaaaaaaaggtaaagcACGCCTTAGggatacatatatgtatgtatattacagatattatcaCCAGAAGAGAGAAGAGGGCATCAGAGTACCCGGTGGTATCTGTTAGCTTGCGTCAATATTGACCAAATGCAAAAGATCACCCTCAATTGCTGACTGGTGTCGAAGGGTCATTTGCACACGGTTTTCAGTCTCTTTGCAGCTTGCACAAACCCCACAATCACCTGCAGCTCGTCCATTTGCTTCACCCAAACACAACACAAACCACATTTCAAACATACTAATAATATCTAATTATCAACAAGCTGACTGGGTAAGCAGAATAAAATAGAAACATTGATGAGCTGATGGGTGTATGGCTTTTTAATGAAGAAAGAGCATTTAGTTGGCCAATTTAAGGTTTAGAACAAAGAATATTTAGTTGGTCAATTTAAGGTTTAGAACACCTCATGCTACTGTCTGCACTTCATGGATGTGTAAAGAATGCAAGTTTCATTCGTGCAAGTACCTGCGACATGAAATGCCTTTGGACAACATCAATTAGTTGCTCTTTAGATGGGTCGGGGAAGGCTTCCACCTAGAATTTTCATTAGAGATTAGTGCATAAGATATTTGAGCAGACTGGAACAAAAACTCAAGTTCCTTCAAATTCTGTCACTAAACAACTCACAAGGTTGAAGTGTCGCCAATATCTCCATAATGCAGCCATCTCTAATTTGCTAAGGTCAACCTTCTGTGAAGCAAAGGTTTCCAATAAATATACATGCATAAGCAGTTAAAAGCACTGACGACCACATGTTGCAGTATTTTCCTAGGGAAACTAAATGGAaacagaaagaaagaaaaaagtatGCTTACAAATGTTACATACCGTGGAACCCCGTGGAGTAGAAACAGATCCTTTAGACTGTGAATCACATGAAAGAGTCCGGCTAACAGTTTTGTGAGATGACCCTGAAGATTTATGTGTTCGATGCCTTGACCTATGTGACTTTTGTGTGTCATCAGATGCTGGAGAATAAGAAACAGCAAAAGCACTGTTAGGAGTGGCAggccaaataaaaatttaaaatgaaaaaaagcAAAAAGAGAAGGTAAAGATAAAGAAGTGTGACAATGGAACTTTTAACAATTGTTAAAGACATGGATCCTATGTTACAGGGTAAACcacttttaaaaaaaacaaaacaaaacaaaaaaacatacAATTCAAAAACAAGGATCCCACTACCCCAAGAAAAGTCTTGGTTAACAAATGATGGGAGGAGCAAAGAAAGACCTCTCTCACCCAAACAAAAGCCAAATACATTACTCAAGGTGCTTGATTAGTGTCTGATTACATTCTTCAATACCAGTAAATATGAAAATGCAACTGCCTCTCCTCCATTTGTTTATCCACCTTTTTCCTTCATTGGATTATGTTCATGTCAATTTGAATGAAACAAGATCAAGATGCAATAAAAAATCAACCTAATTTGactataaaataatttaaaattagttAAATTGTACCAACTACCACAAATTTTAGAAGAACTCCAAAAATTTTGACCTAacaaccaatttttgaaatttaatgtGATCAAATTGAAATTTCGTACTCTATGCCCTAATGAGGGGCTCATTAGATGGTGTTAGGTGATCCCTCTTTTGAAGTAATATTATAATTAATTGACCCAAGATTGAGCAAAAGTAAAAGTAACAAAAATGAAGAGGAATCAGATGCATTCAGAACTGCTGTCAATTGTGGATCTTCCCCTGAATACTTACAACAAATGCAAATGGAGCGGGTCAAGAAGTTTCAGAATCCATTCTATTCTGGGCACTTATAGAAGTTAATTGCCTCTCTAAAAATTGGATAGAGTGCAAAATCAAAAGAAGGAAGTGAAAAACAAACTTACCCATATCTGAGCCATTCCATTGCACATTTTCAAACTCAAGGTCTTCATCTTCCTCATTGCCAGTGGGGGCTTCAATCACACTAAGAGCATTTCTCTGTAGCTTTACCTCTATTCCATTCGTAAGGACCTGTTTATTTATGCATTACATAATCAAATACCACTGTCACAAGCTAGTGTGAAAACTCATTCCTAAAAAGAGCAAATAAGCAAATCTAAGATATAGTGATACACCAAACTAATGCAGGAGATAAATTTAATTTGAACCAATCTATTGCATATGTTGTTAGAAACCGAGCATATGAAATATATAGAACTTGGATTAAAACTAAATTAGGCAGAATCACCCAAATTCAACCTATAAAAAGATTAAATAATAAATCAAACTCACAGCCTAGTGCAGTCAAAACCTCAAAAAAGAGTTATCAAAATATACAGAATCAGAATTTTTTAAGAACGAACCAAAATTAAGTAAAATCATCCAAAATTCTatgtccaaattcaaatttttattctaGATCAACAGAATGAACAACATTTGCTAAGTGGCATAAGGTTCAAAACTGAGAAACATGAAATTGAAAGCTCAACAAATTAAGTCACAAATGGATTGGTACAGCTTGGGCAGCAAAGCAAAAACCAAGCTTTATTAGAATTAGCcactaattttttattaaaaatgattCATAATCTCATAAAATCTATGAAacaaagaagatgaagaagaagaagccgcCGACTAAGAATACGAGTCAATATAAGAAGCCTCTTTAGACTAAGTGCAAAGTCTAAATGATAAACCAGGAAgtaagaaaaaaattgagttacAATAGGTTTAGTCATGTCCAATCAAACAAATTAACGTTTTAGAAAGAAACCTTTAAGCAGTTCCGAAAATCCAATCAATAATCACAATTATTTAAGAAAACAACAGTTACATGAAATTGTTATCAAAGCCCAAAAAACACACTTGAACATTCAATAAACGACGAGCAGATAGCACACCCTCCAATAATCCATCAAATAAGGATGGCAACAACATCCACCAACAACTCCAATAATGCAAGATTGCAAAGCAGCCTCAATTTAAAGCCAAAAGTTAACATTCCATCTTGAATTCACGCAAAGAGAAATgcaatgattttcaaaaacagAACCCAATTCTTGAAGCATTGAACTCAAATAAGAAAGAAAACACTATGAAGAACTCACAAATTAGCATTAAAATTCCTACCAACAATCCCACATTATAAAAAGGCTATCAAGATCCCAGATCCATTGATAAAGACACGCATGCAACCAAAAATTCATACCCAATACTCATTCATAACATCATATATACAAGAGGAACGACTAAATTCATGCGAACTTGCACGCGAAACTAATTCAGTTTCCATATTAATTTTAACTAACTTTCCCCAGTAGCAAATGCAACACTGTTTGGCAAAATTTATTAAACAAGAAAATTGGGAGGGAAGTTCATAAAGAATGAGCAATTAATAAGCACACTAATAGAATATAACTACAAGCAAAGCAAAACCTCAAGTCACCAGATTACCCTAAcattgcagagaacttttccaataAAAACTTCAAAAACCCAAATTGAACCCCAAAATCGCCAAACAAACCACATTAAAATCCGAAAACAATGTCAATcgaaaaacaaaatcaaacccaTTTCATTTCACCCCcaaaaaacaaaacccaaaattcATCGAGTGGTTTAATTACCAGCCAATGCCAGCCACCTAGCCCAACGGCCTTCTTCACCACTCCCTGGAGGCCTACAAGCACCGACTTGGTCCGGTTATTTCCAGTCACGACGACCTTGGTGTGGCGAGGAAGAACAGAGAGCTCCTCTTCGCTACTCTCCCCACAGCTCTGCAACTGCGAGAATCCGCCATTGACGGAACTCTCCACTGCTTCAAGCATTGACGCTCTCAGTGTGTCTGCTTTGCTTTGTGAGCGGAAAACCCCACAGAAAACTCGAGCCTC
The sequence above is a segment of the Malania oleifera isolate guangnan ecotype guangnan chromosome 8, ASM2987363v1, whole genome shotgun sequence genome. Coding sequences within it:
- the LOC131162915 gene encoding uncharacterized protein LOC131162915 isoform X1 is translated as MLEAVESSVNGGFSQLQSCGESSEEELSVLPRHTKVVVTGNNRTKSVLVGLQGVVKKAVGLGGWHWLVLTNGIEVKLQRNALSVIEAPTGNEEDEDLEFENVQWNGSDMASDDTQKSHRSRHRTHKSSGSSHKTVSRTLSCDSQSKGSVSTPRGSTKVDLSKLEMAALWRYWRHFNLVEAFPDPSKEQLIDVVQRHFMSQQMDELQVIVGFVQAAKRLKTVCK
- the LOC131162915 gene encoding uncharacterized protein LOC131162915 isoform X2 translates to MLEAVESSVNGGFSQLQSCGESSEEELSVLPRHTKVVVTGNNRTKSVLVGLQGVVKKAVGLGGWHWLVLTNGIEVKLQRNALSVIEAPTGNEEDEDLEFENVQWNGSDMASDDTQKSHRSRHRTHKSSGSSHKTVSRTLSCDSQSKGSVSTPRGSTVDLSKLEMAALWRYWRHFNLVEAFPDPSKEQLIDVVQRHFMSQQMDELQVIVGFVQAAKRLKTVCK